A single Pseudomonas sp. DC1.2 DNA region contains:
- the parE gene encoding DNA topoisomerase IV subunit B — MATPSASSYNADAIEVLSGLDPVRKRPGMYTDTSRPNHLAQEVIDNSVDEALAGHATSVQVILHADHSLEVSDDGRGMPVDLHAEEGVSGVELILTKLHAGGKFSNKNYQFSGGLHGVGISVVNALSTEVRVRVKRDGNEYQMTFANGYKATELEVIGTVGKRNTGTSVFFAPDPKYFDSPKFSISRLKHVLKAKAVLCPGLLVSFEDKATGEKVEWHYEDGLRSYLVDAVTEFERLPDEPFCGSLAGNKEAVDWALLWLPEGGESVQESYVNLIPTAQGGTHVNGLRQGLLDAMREFCEFRSLLPRGVKLAPEDVWERIAFVLSMKMQEPQFSGQTKERLSSREAAAFVSGVVKDAFSLWLNANPETGMLLAELAINNAGRRLKASKKVERKRVTAGPALPGKLADCAGQDPMRSELFLVEGDSAGGSAKQARDKEFQAILPLRGKILNTWEVDGSEVLASQEVHNIAVAIGVDPGSADITQLRYGKICILADADSDGLHIATLLCALFVQHFRPLVDAGHVYVAMPPLYRIDLGKEIYYALDEAERDGILDRLVAEKKRGKPQVTRFKGLGEMNPPQLRETTMDPNTRRLVQLTLEDYDATAEMMDMLLAKKRAGDRKSWLESKGNLAEVLG; from the coding sequence ATGGCCACTCCCAGCGCTAGCTCTTATAACGCAGACGCCATCGAAGTCCTCTCGGGCCTCGACCCGGTGCGTAAGCGCCCCGGCATGTATACCGACACCAGTCGGCCGAACCACCTCGCCCAAGAAGTCATCGACAACAGCGTCGATGAAGCCTTGGCTGGGCATGCGACGTCGGTGCAGGTCATCCTGCACGCCGATCACTCCCTGGAAGTCAGCGATGACGGCCGTGGCATGCCGGTGGATCTTCACGCCGAAGAAGGCGTGTCTGGCGTTGAGCTGATCCTCACCAAGCTGCATGCGGGTGGTAAGTTTTCCAACAAGAACTACCAGTTCTCCGGCGGCCTGCATGGGGTGGGTATTTCGGTGGTCAACGCCTTGTCGACCGAAGTCCGGGTGCGCGTAAAGCGTGATGGCAACGAATATCAGATGACCTTCGCCAATGGTTACAAGGCCACCGAGCTGGAAGTGATCGGTACCGTCGGCAAGCGCAACACCGGCACCAGTGTGTTCTTCGCGCCGGACCCGAAATACTTCGATTCGCCGAAATTTTCCATCAGCCGTCTCAAGCATGTACTCAAGGCCAAGGCCGTACTGTGCCCTGGGCTGCTGGTCAGTTTTGAGGACAAAGCCACCGGCGAGAAAGTCGAATGGCATTACGAAGATGGCTTGCGCTCCTACCTGGTCGACGCGGTTACTGAATTCGAGCGCCTGCCGGACGAACCGTTCTGCGGCAGCCTGGCCGGCAATAAAGAAGCGGTGGATTGGGCGCTGCTGTGGTTGCCGGAAGGCGGCGAGAGTGTGCAGGAAAGCTACGTCAACTTGATCCCGACGGCTCAGGGCGGTACGCATGTCAACGGTTTGCGTCAGGGCTTGCTCGACGCCATGCGTGAGTTCTGTGAATTCCGCAGCTTGCTGCCGCGCGGCGTGAAGTTGGCACCGGAAGACGTGTGGGAGCGCATTGCGTTCGTGCTGTCGATGAAGATGCAGGAGCCGCAATTCTCCGGTCAGACCAAAGAGCGCCTGTCGTCACGCGAAGCTGCGGCATTTGTCTCCGGTGTGGTCAAGGATGCTTTCAGCCTGTGGCTCAACGCCAACCCGGAAACCGGCATGCTGCTGGCGGAACTGGCGATCAACAACGCCGGCCGTCGTCTGAAGGCCAGCAAGAAAGTTGAGCGCAAGCGCGTCACCGCGGGGCCGGCGCTGCCGGGCAAACTCGCCGACTGCGCCGGGCAGGACCCGATGCGTTCCGAACTGTTTCTGGTGGAAGGTGATTCCGCTGGCGGCTCGGCCAAGCAGGCGCGGGATAAAGAGTTTCAGGCGATCCTGCCGCTGCGCGGCAAGATTCTGAATACCTGGGAAGTGGACGGCAGCGAAGTGCTGGCCAGCCAGGAAGTACACAACATCGCCGTCGCCATTGGTGTCGATCCAGGCTCGGCGGACATCACCCAACTGCGCTACGGAAAAATCTGCATCCTCGCCGACGCCGACTCCGACGGTTTGCACATCGCTACGTTGCTGTGCGCCTTGTTCGTCCAGCATTTCCGTCCGTTGGTGGATGCCGGCCATGTGTACGTCGCCATGCCGCCGTTGTACCGCATCGACCTGGGCAAAGAGATTTATTACGCCCTGGACGAAGCCGAGCGCGATGGCATCCTCGACCGACTGGTGGCTGAGAAGAAACGCGGCAAGCCGCAGGTCACCCGATTCAAAGGCTTGGGTGAAATGAACCCACCGCAATTGCGAGAAACCACCATGGACCCGAACACTCGGCGTCTGGTGCAGTTGACGCTGGAAGATTACGACGCTACCGCAGAAATGATGGACATGCTGCTGGCGAAGAAACGCGCCGGTGATCGCAAGTCCTGGCTGGAATCCAAAGGCAACCTGGCCGAGGTTCTAGGCTGA
- the parC gene encoding DNA topoisomerase IV subunit A yields MSDSLDLSLDGVERRSLADFTENAYLNYSMYVIMDRALPHIGDGLKPVQRRIIYAMSELGLDADSKHKKSARTVGDVLGKFHPHGDSACYEAMVLMAQPFSYRYTLVDGQGNWGAPDDPKSFAAMRYTEARLSRYSEVLLSELGQGTADWGPNFDGTLDEPLVLPARLPNILLNGTTGIAVGMATDVPPHNLREVATACVRLLDEPKATVEQLCEHIQGPDYPTEAEIITPRADLLKMYETGKGSVRMRAVYHIEDGDIIVTALPHQVSGAKVLEQIAAMMQAKPSKAPQITDLRDESDHENPCRIVIIPGARKNFDHDALMQHLFASTELESSYRVNINIIGLDGKPQLKNLRALLVEWLEFRVQTVRRRLQFRLDKVERRLHLLDGLLIAYLNLDEVIHIIRTEEHPKASLIARFALSEIQADYILDTRLRQLARLEEMKLRAEQDELLKEQAKLQALLGSEAKLKKLVRTELIKDAETYGDDRRSPIVERTEAKALTEHDLLPNEKVSVVLSEKGWVRSAKGHEIDATGLSYKAGDGFKALAAGRSNQFAVFIDSTGRSYSVAAHTLPSARGQGEPLTGRLTPPPGATFECVLMPEDDSLYVIASDAGYGFVVKGEDLQAKNKAGKALLSLPNNAKVILPRAVADREQNWLASVTTEGRLLIFKISDLPQLGKGKGNKIIGISGERVASREEYVTDIAVLPDGATLVLQAGKRTLSLKADDLEHYKGERGRRGNKLPRGFQRVDALLVETLN; encoded by the coding sequence ATGAGCGACTCCCTTGATCTCAGCCTGGACGGTGTAGAGCGCCGGTCACTGGCTGACTTCACCGAAAATGCCTACCTCAACTATTCCATGTACGTAATCATGGACCGTGCCTTGCCGCATATCGGCGACGGCCTGAAACCGGTACAGCGGCGCATCATCTATGCGATGAGCGAGTTGGGGCTGGACGCTGATTCCAAGCACAAGAAGTCGGCGCGTACCGTCGGTGACGTATTGGGTAAGTTCCACCCGCACGGTGATTCGGCCTGCTACGAAGCCATGGTCCTGATGGCTCAGCCGTTCAGCTATCGCTACACGCTGGTTGACGGTCAGGGTAACTGGGGTGCGCCGGATGATCCCAAGTCCTTCGCCGCTATGCGTTACACCGAAGCGCGGCTGTCCCGTTACTCCGAAGTGCTGCTCAGCGAGCTGGGTCAGGGCACGGCGGACTGGGGGCCGAACTTCGACGGCACGTTAGACGAGCCGCTGGTGTTGCCGGCGCGGTTGCCGAACATTCTGCTCAACGGCACCACGGGGATTGCCGTGGGCATGGCCACCGACGTACCGCCGCACAACCTGCGCGAAGTCGCGACGGCGTGCGTGCGTTTGCTCGACGAGCCAAAAGCCACGGTCGAACAGCTCTGTGAACACATCCAGGGCCCGGATTACCCGACCGAAGCGGAAATCATCACGCCGCGCGCCGACCTGCTGAAAATGTACGAAACCGGCAAGGGTTCGGTGCGCATGCGCGCCGTGTATCACATCGAAGACGGCGACATCATCGTCACCGCGCTGCCGCATCAGGTCTCCGGTGCCAAGGTACTGGAGCAGATAGCGGCGATGATGCAGGCCAAGCCGTCCAAGGCTCCGCAAATCACTGACCTGCGCGACGAGTCCGACCACGAAAACCCGTGCCGGATCGTGATCATCCCCGGCGCGCGCAAAAACTTTGACCACGATGCGCTGATGCAGCATTTGTTCGCCAGCACCGAGCTGGAATCGAGCTACCGGGTCAACATCAACATCATTGGTCTGGACGGCAAACCGCAGTTGAAGAACCTGCGTGCATTGCTGGTCGAGTGGTTGGAGTTCCGGGTTCAGACAGTTCGTCGTCGCTTGCAATTCCGTCTGGACAAGGTCGAGCGTCGCTTGCACCTGTTGGACGGTTTGTTGATTGCTTACCTCAACCTCGATGAAGTGATTCACATCATTCGCACCGAGGAGCACCCGAAAGCCAGCCTGATCGCACGGTTCGCGCTGAGCGAAATCCAGGCTGACTACATTCTTGACACCCGTTTGCGTCAGTTGGCGCGACTGGAAGAAATGAAGCTGCGTGCCGAGCAGGATGAACTGCTCAAGGAACAAGCCAAGTTGCAAGCCTTGCTGGGCAGTGAAGCCAAGCTGAAGAAGCTGGTGCGCACCGAGCTGATCAAGGACGCCGAAACCTATGGCGACGACCGTCGTTCGCCCATTGTCGAGCGTACTGAAGCCAAAGCCCTGACAGAGCACGACCTGCTGCCGAACGAAAAAGTGTCGGTCGTGCTGTCGGAAAAAGGCTGGGTTCGTTCCGCTAAAGGTCACGAAATCGACGCCACAGGGCTTTCCTACAAGGCTGGGGACGGTTTCAAAGCCCTGGCAGCCGGGCGTTCCAACCAGTTTGCAGTGTTTATCGACTCTACCGGTCGCAGCTATTCGGTCGCCGCGCACACCTTGCCATCAGCTCGTGGCCAAGGTGAGCCGTTGACCGGTCGTCTAACGCCGCCGCCGGGCGCAACGTTTGAATGCGTGCTGATGCCGGAAGACGATTCGCTGTACGTGATCGCCTCCGACGCCGGTTACGGTTTTGTGGTCAAGGGTGAAGACCTGCAAGCCAAGAATAAGGCCGGTAAAGCGCTGTTGAGCCTGCCAAACAACGCCAAGGTGATCCTGCCGCGCGCGGTTGCAGATCGTGAGCAGAACTGGTTGGCTTCGGTCACTACCGAAGGTCGCCTGCTGATTTTCAAAATCAGTGATTTGCCACAATTAGGTAAAGGTAAAGGCAACAAGATCATCGGGATCTCCGGTGAGCGGGTGGCGAGTCGCGAAGAATATGTCACGGACATCGCGGTTCTGCCGGACGGAGCCACGTTGGTGTTGCAGGCAGGAAAACGGACTTTGTCGCTGAAAGCAGACGACCTTGAGCACTACAAAGGTGAGCGTGGGCGTCGTGGCAACAAGTTACCAAGGGGCTTTCAGCGGGTTGATGCACTACTGGTAGAAACTCTCAATTAA
- a CDS encoding esterase-like activity of phytase family protein — protein sequence MRFGFALACALLLTSLGLCAEPAPQLRLVSEHPVDGMRGGNLSGLALCGKDLWAVSDRDDDQIYRLDTTDTVWKAETVRIEVPPVPDSGLPLGLSSRNWAASFVRGGDLDFEGISCDNAGNRYIVSEGHAAVLQVSPHGTASWLKISPMLVREARASGMLLQFNALFEGLAINPAGDEMWLAAERQSRGLLRIKRKQTVWDCDGGCVLLSEAGLEMQPAQFPNAKAVPRDFSDLSLFNGKLFTLERNAYQICRRDPQTAKVERCWSYAVELLQEKRRYSQSYGLEEALVIDADGAWIGVDNNFGARADGEARPIVWRFAAPQGGWSAKP from the coding sequence ATGCGTTTCGGCTTTGCCTTGGCGTGTGCGTTGCTGCTGACGTCGCTTGGGCTCTGTGCCGAGCCGGCGCCGCAGTTGCGCTTGGTGTCCGAGCATCCTGTGGACGGTATGCGCGGCGGCAATTTGTCGGGTCTGGCCCTGTGCGGTAAGGACCTGTGGGCAGTGTCTGATCGCGACGATGATCAAATTTATCGCCTCGACACCACCGACACGGTCTGGAAAGCCGAAACTGTGCGCATCGAGGTACCGCCCGTACCTGACAGCGGCTTGCCCTTGGGGCTGAGTTCGCGTAACTGGGCTGCGTCTTTCGTGCGCGGTGGCGATCTGGATTTCGAAGGCATTTCCTGTGACAACGCCGGTAATCGCTACATTGTCAGCGAAGGCCACGCGGCCGTGCTGCAAGTGTCGCCGCACGGGACTGCGTCGTGGCTGAAAATATCGCCGATGCTGGTTCGCGAAGCACGGGCCAGCGGCATGCTTTTGCAATTCAATGCGCTGTTCGAAGGCTTGGCGATCAACCCGGCGGGCGATGAAATGTGGCTCGCCGCCGAGCGTCAAAGTCGTGGTTTGCTGCGGATCAAGCGCAAACAGACCGTGTGGGACTGCGACGGTGGCTGCGTGCTGTTGAGCGAAGCCGGGCTGGAAATGCAGCCGGCACAGTTTCCCAATGCTAAAGCCGTGCCCAGGGATTTTTCCGATTTGTCCTTGTTCAACGGCAAGCTGTTTACGCTTGAGCGCAATGCCTATCAGATCTGTCGCCGCGACCCGCAAACGGCCAAAGTAGAGCGCTGCTGGTCCTACGCCGTCGAGTTGCTGCAGGAAAAGCGTCGTTACTCACAGAGCTATGGGCTGGAAGAGGCGTTGGTCATCGACGCTGACGGTGCCTGGATTGGTGTCGACAACAATTTCGGTGCCCGCGCCGATGGCGAGGCCCGGCCGATTGTCTGGCGCTTCGCCGCGCCGCAAGGTGGCTGGAGCGCCAAACCGTGA
- a CDS encoding retropepsin-like aspartic protease family protein, whose protein sequence is MSQQPPGKRAGRVFMILAWCAALFLATRFFGQWEDRQQNPNAVVSSQQGEGYVEVKLVGNHQGHFVASGHINGQPVDFMLDTGATDVSVPQELAERLKLDKGFGVTLSTANGLSQGYRTRIDRLQLGDIVLRDVRALVAPGLEGDQVLLGMSALNKLEFTQRGGTMLLRQTTK, encoded by the coding sequence GTGAGTCAACAACCACCAGGTAAGCGCGCCGGCCGGGTGTTCATGATCTTGGCCTGGTGTGCGGCGTTGTTTTTGGCGACGCGGTTTTTCGGGCAGTGGGAAGACCGTCAGCAAAACCCTAATGCGGTGGTCAGCTCACAGCAGGGCGAAGGGTATGTCGAAGTGAAACTGGTCGGTAACCACCAGGGTCATTTTGTCGCCAGCGGCCATATCAACGGCCAGCCGGTGGATTTTATGTTGGACACCGGGGCGACCGATGTGTCGGTCCCGCAGGAATTGGCCGAACGGCTGAAACTGGATAAAGGCTTTGGGGTGACCCTGAGCACGGCCAACGGTTTGAGCCAAGGTTATCGAACCCGCATCGACCGGTTGCAACTGGGCGATATCGTGCTGCGTGATGTTCGCGCGCTGGTCGCGCCAGGCCTGGAAGGCGATCAAGTGCTGCTCGGTATGAGCGCATTGAACAAACTTGAATTTACCCAGCGCGGTGGCACCATGCTGCTGCGCCAGACCACGAAATAA